The sequence GAACAAGTAACAAGTTCTGACATAGTCCCCAGTGAGTTGAACACCTAGCAATTTATGGTTGTAACCATAATTGCCAACTAGGGGACTTAGAGATGTACATTTTAACTTACATCTACAGACAAAGTTAGAGCCAGAGCATATCACTAGGGAAATTGTAGCTGAGCAAAAATTGGAGCAGCTATCTCTTGACTACCTTCCCTGTCCAGCCTTATTCCTCAATATACATTAGAACACAATGTAGCTGCAtctcttaaaggagtcctaaactccagagggaggtgttattttccactagatcaatgaatacattatcagccgactttttacagaatcccgcttgtggtgaattacacaaggtgtttttttAAGACAATATGATACGCACTAACCCCGTGCataccctacccatgtattccctataggTATACACCCTTCCTTCATTGTCGATATTTTTTGCATaaatgaggggggttaagcacaataagaaggccagttgttaataagatatagaAGAACACATAACgagacaagtttttcttatcGCCCCTAAAATTCTTtttgtaacctaacttttgtcaggcctggtcaggcacattgtattaagccataggctgaggttgtttattTTAATTGATTGGAAGATACAATGTAGGGGGTCACCttgggaatttagtagaatgctgaatgctttttgatgcgcaagggactagtgggtactttatcgtatactgtaaaaagtttttatttctacttcctaaaattatcttCTATTGGAAAATTACttccccctctggagtttaggactcctttaaagacAGGTTTAAAGGTGAAGGTGAAGACACAGATGGAGTTAGAGTCCATTCATGAATGTGTATTTTCTATAGATGTTGCTGCTATTTTATAACTTTTTATAACTTTTTATAATTTTTAGGATAAATTTTATACATTTTACTGCTATTCTATAATTTTTCATAAATCTTCATAGATTTTACTGCAGTAACTATTTTTCCATTGTCCTAGTCTGCTaagactgactgacagtagtTACTGCACTAACACGCAAGCTTACCATGTATACgtccatacatgtataccatgtAACCCACAGAATTCATTGCAGGTCTGGAGTGCCGACCTCCAGAAGACAGTGGTGAAACCAAACATGACACATCAGATGCTGAAGTGAAGTGTGATAGTGATGATGTACAGACAGAAGCAGGAGCAGGTAATGCTGCAGGTACTGCAGAGTCTTCAGGTCACCCCAGTTATCCAACATCATTTTCCGACATCGTCCATTGTGTTCAAGAAGGGAAGGAGATTCCTGGGATAGAGAAACTAGATGTACAGCCCATTAACTGTGAGCCAACACTATCCACTCAGTCACGTCCACCAAAACCATGGGAGGGAAGAACTTGCACTTGAAAATATCCATTTAATGGATATTGtaatttgtttgataaaaaagtaacaaaacatCACACACTGTGCTTGAATAGGTCACAGTACAGTTGAAAGACTCATTATGACTGATGCCCTGGTAATTGTTGATTTAATGATGTCACAAGGGGCATAGCAATACATCAGGACTTTCAATTGGTTGGTTTGGATGTAGGGCTGACCTCTCTGCCACCAGACATGGTTCCTCATGTACGCTATTTCTTACTGAACAGCATCAGCCTGACATCAAGTTTTATGTCGCGAAGTTCGGAGACTCCCATACTGACGAAGGGACTTCAGTCAGTCTGTCACCAGACATCTTAAGACATCCTTACAGTACACAGAAAGGTTgcaaatttttttaaagagaagTTACAAGACGCTTTCCAGCTTTAATCTTACAGTGGTCATATGTCACCTAAAGCTGGAGTCTATTTAGCGTCCGTTCCGCGGTTTGCAGATGTTATCGCTGTGCAAATGGACAGGCGGGATATTGAGGGCAACACAATCTTCTGCCCACACATGTAAGCCGTTCTGGAAGATACCGGCCAGATTAAACATAGTAAAGCACTCTGTGGTAATCTAGCCAGGAGATGACGCTGTGAATCAGGATGAATCACATGTAAGATGCTGAGTGCCCACTGattgatgaaataaacatacatAAAAAGCTAAGGAAGACAGATGCTCATCTGTGCAGATTAAAGAAGAGTCCTTTTTTAAATCCTAGAATGTGATGGCTCTTCAGAACAGATAGAATTATTTACTAGAAGTTCTTAGTGTACGCTTGCTTTTTCTCATCAATTGCTGGCCTGCAGGTAATTGGGAAAAGCTTAAATACAGTGCAGTAGCCCAAGCACTTGACCTGGTTCAAATCACCCGCCAGGTAATGTCACCCATCAGACCTGTTGCAGCAGCTTGCGAAGGCAGCACAACATTCTGCAGATCAcccattgattttgttttcaattcatGGATCTCGGGTAGATTATGC comes from Branchiostoma lanceolatum isolate klBraLanc5 chromosome 2, klBraLanc5.hap2, whole genome shotgun sequence and encodes:
- the LOC136428172 gene encoding uncharacterized protein; the protein is MKMSQTMATADAKESDVYMAFYRYDFENDQRFQDGFRKILSAEKSNQDEEILRAKVFYFNKFYRPGTGHSCIDVDGFRTWLDTMQPKGLECRPPEDSGETKHDTSDAEVKCDSDDVQTEAGAGNAAGTAESSGHPSYPTSFSDIVHCVQEGKEIPGIEKLDVQPINCEPTLSTQSRPPKPWEGRTCT